In the genome of Saccharomonospora viridis DSM 43017, one region contains:
- a CDS encoding penicillin acylase family protein: MSRLSRTVAVFAVAAVVGTGLTAPPASARHAPLPEPAPDYCGEQCHDILPPGQSGNATFIELIGHLLFGTLPKHSGDQLDAYDELAARYSSLTTDTIDEFFNDHSFGVPADQVERSYRPREDVTIVRDKSTGAPHITGTTRSGTMFGAGYAAAEDKLFLMDVMRRAGRGTVSSFAGGAPANRALEQQFFAAAPYTEEELQQQLDDVARKGERGAQAIEDLESYVEGINAYIEKAHRGRYFPGEYVATGHIDAITNKGRIEPFKPTDIVVLAALIGAQFGGGGGNEVQNAIARLELHERFGVERGEEIWRVFRAENDPEAISTIHDGQVFPYGNAPEDPEGVVWPDRGSVIEQQLVFDPTGSAAERVDTAAKNAAPRRHDVPRPDSDDQTEVLRGIFDDGVLPESLGRARGMSNALVVSGAHTDSGHPVAVFGPQTGYFAPQLLTLQELQGPGISSKGASFAGLSFYTLLGRGQDYAWSATTAGQDIIDTYTVELCEPDGGPATIHSSSYLFRGECVPMRTVERHNEWEPNLGDSTPKGSYRLVSFRTHYGPVTHRGTVDGKPVAFTTVRSTFLHEIDSIIGFQKFNDPEAITSAEDFQRAAHDINFTFNWFYVDADDAAYFNSGANVVRPPQVDPSMPIASDPAYEWEGWNPDDNTARYMSFEEHPHSINQDYYISWNNKQAPGTAGALPEKGAVHRGDLLDHRIAERLEAGDTFDRVSLTQVMAEAGVTDLRAERVLPDLLRLIDTEPVDDPELAARVDELREWSEDGGRRVETERGSHVYEHASAIQLMDAWWPLLVRGMFEPELGTPAYQALTDVLRINESPSGWQNGEPGLQSGQGHQGSAFQHGWFGQVSKDVRVALGDDVPGGLDESLCGGGDASACRQVLLDTLAEAAVTPAEEVYPGDAECEAGDQWCADAIVHSKIGGIGHKKVTWQNRPTYQQVVEFPSRR, encoded by the coding sequence ATGTCGCGACTTTCGCGCACTGTGGCCGTGTTCGCCGTCGCGGCCGTGGTCGGTACCGGCTTGACCGCACCTCCCGCGAGTGCACGCCACGCGCCCCTGCCCGAGCCGGCCCCGGACTACTGCGGCGAGCAGTGTCACGACATCCTGCCGCCCGGCCAGAGCGGCAACGCCACCTTCATCGAGCTCATCGGCCACCTGCTGTTCGGCACCCTGCCGAAACACTCCGGGGATCAACTCGACGCCTACGACGAACTCGCCGCCCGGTATTCGAGCCTGACCACCGACACCATCGACGAGTTCTTCAACGACCATTCGTTCGGCGTTCCCGCGGACCAGGTCGAGCGGAGTTACCGGCCGCGCGAGGACGTCACCATCGTCCGCGACAAATCCACCGGGGCTCCCCACATCACCGGCACCACCCGGTCCGGGACCATGTTCGGCGCCGGATACGCCGCCGCCGAGGACAAGCTCTTCCTCATGGACGTGATGCGCCGGGCCGGGCGGGGGACGGTCTCCTCGTTCGCCGGGGGCGCACCCGCGAACCGTGCGCTGGAGCAGCAGTTCTTCGCCGCCGCGCCGTACACCGAGGAGGAACTGCAACAACAGCTCGACGACGTCGCCCGCAAGGGCGAACGCGGCGCCCAGGCGATCGAGGACCTCGAGTCCTATGTGGAAGGGATCAACGCCTACATCGAGAAGGCGCACCGGGGACGTTACTTCCCCGGTGAGTACGTCGCCACCGGACACATCGACGCGATCACGAACAAGGGGCGTATCGAGCCGTTCAAACCGACCGACATCGTCGTGCTCGCCGCGTTGATCGGTGCCCAGTTCGGCGGTGGCGGTGGTAACGAGGTGCAGAACGCCATCGCCCGCCTGGAACTGCACGAACGATTCGGCGTCGAACGTGGAGAGGAGATCTGGAGGGTCTTCCGCGCCGAGAACGACCCCGAGGCCATCAGCACCATCCACGACGGACAGGTCTTCCCGTACGGCAACGCGCCCGAGGACCCGGAGGGCGTCGTGTGGCCGGACCGGGGCTCGGTGATCGAACAGCAACTCGTGTTCGACCCGACCGGATCGGCCGCCGAGCGCGTCGACACGGCCGCGAAGAACGCCGCGCCGAGGAGGCACGACGTGCCACGGCCGGACTCGGACGATCAGACCGAGGTACTGCGCGGGATCTTCGACGACGGTGTCCTGCCCGAGAGTCTGGGCCGGGCTCGGGGCATGTCCAACGCGTTGGTCGTGTCGGGCGCCCACACCGACAGCGGACACCCGGTCGCAGTGTTCGGACCCCAGACCGGCTACTTCGCACCCCAACTGCTCACCCTCCAGGAGTTGCAGGGGCCGGGGATCTCGTCGAAGGGCGCGTCGTTCGCGGGCCTGAGCTTCTACACCCTGCTCGGTCGCGGCCAGGACTACGCCTGGAGCGCCACCACGGCGGGTCAGGACATCATCGACACCTACACCGTGGAACTGTGTGAACCGGACGGTGGCCCGGCCACCATCCACTCGTCGTCCTACCTGTTCCGCGGCGAATGCGTGCCGATGCGCACGGTGGAACGACACAACGAGTGGGAACCCAACCTCGGTGACTCGACCCCGAAGGGTTCGTACCGGTTGGTGTCGTTCCGCACCCACTACGGTCCGGTGACCCACCGCGGCACCGTCGACGGCAAGCCCGTGGCGTTCACGACGGTGCGGTCGACGTTCCTGCACGAGATCGATTCGATCATCGGGTTCCAGAAGTTCAACGATCCCGAGGCCATCACCTCGGCGGAGGACTTCCAGCGCGCCGCCCACGACATCAACTTCACGTTCAACTGGTTCTACGTCGACGCCGACGACGCCGCGTACTTCAACTCCGGGGCGAACGTCGTGCGCCCGCCACAGGTCGATCCGAGCATGCCGATCGCCTCGGACCCCGCCTACGAGTGGGAGGGCTGGAACCCGGACGACAACACCGCGCGGTACATGTCGTTCGAGGAACATCCCCATTCGATCAACCAGGACTACTACATCAGTTGGAACAACAAACAGGCACCGGGAACGGCGGGCGCACTGCCGGAGAAGGGCGCCGTGCACCGCGGGGACCTGCTGGACCACCGGATCGCCGAACGTCTGGAGGCAGGTGACACGTTCGACCGGGTCAGTCTGACCCAGGTCATGGCCGAGGCCGGGGTCACCGACCTGCGTGCCGAACGGGTCCTGCCCGATCTGCTGCGGCTGATCGACACCGAGCCCGTCGACGACCCCGAACTGGCCGCGCGCGTCGACGAGTTGCGGGAGTGGTCGGAGGACGGCGGTCGGCGGGTGGAGACCGAACGCGGCAGCCACGTCTACGAGCACGCGTCGGCGATCCAGCTGATGGACGCGTGGTGGCCGCTGCTGGTGCGGGGCATGTTCGAACCGGAGCTGGGCACCCCGGCCTACCAGGCGTTGACCGATGTGCTGCGCATCAACGAGTCGCCCTCCGGTTGGCAGAACGGGGAGCCGGGACTGCAGTCCGGCCAGGGGCACCAGGGCTCGGCGTTCCAGCACGGCTGGTTCGGACAGGTGTCCAAGGACGTTCGGGTGGCGCTCGGTGACGATGTGCCCGGCGGGCTCGACGAGTCGCTGTGCGGAGGAGGCGACGCGTCGGCGTGCCGCCAGGTGCTGCTGGACACGTTGGCCGAGGCGGCCGTGACCCCGGCGGAGGAGGTCTACCCGGGTGATGCGGAGTGCGAGGCCGGTGACCAGTGGTGCGCCGACGCCATCGTGCACTCCAAGATCGGCGGCATCGGCCACAAGAAGGTGACCTGGCAGAACCGCCCGACCTACCAGCAGGTCGTGGAGTTCCCCTCCCGCCGCTGA
- a CDS encoding catalase: MDESNPIWSVVSRIVDRVREGDESTETIPGQPAGQSPALEEPTEPRDPLHPKPDQAAPELRTATGRPVDGSAQDRAQDGAHLTSAQGVRLSDSDHSLKAGPRGPVLLQDHHLREKLMHFDHERIPERVVHARGAAAHGVFVSYGTAANVTKAAFLQEGVETPTFTRFSTVIGSRGSADTVRDTRGFATKFYTSEGVYDLVANNIPVFFIQDAIKFPDLVHAAKPHPDREIPQAQSAHDTFWDFVSLHTEAMHHTIWVMSDRGIPRSYRTMEGFGVHTWRLVNAHGETTLAKFLWKPKLGVHSLVWEEAQICNGVDPDFHRRDLADAIEAGIYPEWELCIQTFPDTPEQTFEGIDLLDPTKLVPEELAPAQPVGLLTLNRNPTNYFAETEQVAFHAGHLVPGIDVTDDPLLAGRLFSYLDTQLLRLGGPNFAQLPINRPHAPINDMLRDGMHQTAVHTGVAPYKPNSLDGGCPFFAGVPEGGYVEVPAPVAAAQKVREAPESFADHFTQPRMFWLSLSPVEREHTIDGFVFELGKCYEQAVKERTLRALAEIDHYLCERVAEGLGLPAPEPARELPDVPPSPALSQVGSIWPVKGRVVGIVADDSADLDEVRFLRSAVFNGDMVPLIIAPTGGELGADTDDPLTVQRSFVTGRSVELDALILVSAPTPGGDAFATRDAKAWSGADASVDPRVELMLTEAYRHAKPLGALTAARSAFDSARIPTRAPGVVIDDDVEALFRGVVDLLHQHRIWERFPAHA, translated from the coding sequence GTGGACGAGTCCAACCCGATCTGGTCAGTGGTCAGCAGGATCGTCGACAGGGTGCGGGAAGGGGACGAATCCACCGAGACCATCCCGGGGCAGCCGGCCGGCCAGTCGCCGGCGTTGGAGGAACCGACCGAACCCCGGGACCCCCTTCACCCGAAGCCCGACCAAGCCGCCCCGGAGCTGCGCACGGCCACGGGCAGGCCGGTGGACGGCTCCGCGCAGGACAGGGCGCAGGACGGCGCACACCTGACCAGCGCACAGGGGGTTCGGCTGTCCGACTCCGATCACTCGCTCAAGGCGGGACCCCGTGGGCCGGTGCTGTTGCAGGACCACCACCTGCGGGAAAAGCTCATGCACTTCGACCACGAGCGGATCCCCGAACGCGTGGTGCACGCGCGGGGAGCGGCGGCCCACGGCGTGTTCGTCAGCTACGGGACGGCCGCCAACGTCACGAAGGCGGCGTTCCTCCAGGAGGGTGTCGAGACGCCGACCTTCACCCGGTTCTCCACGGTGATCGGGTCCCGGGGTTCGGCGGACACCGTTCGGGACACCCGTGGTTTCGCCACCAAGTTCTACACCTCCGAAGGCGTGTACGACCTGGTCGCCAACAACATCCCGGTGTTCTTCATCCAGGACGCGATCAAGTTCCCCGACCTCGTCCATGCCGCCAAACCGCATCCGGATCGGGAGATCCCCCAGGCCCAGAGCGCGCACGACACCTTCTGGGACTTCGTCTCCCTGCACACCGAGGCGATGCACCACACGATCTGGGTCATGTCCGACCGGGGCATCCCGCGCTCCTACCGGACCATGGAGGGCTTCGGCGTCCACACCTGGCGGCTGGTCAACGCCCACGGCGAGACGACGTTGGCGAAGTTCCTGTGGAAACCCAAACTGGGCGTGCATTCCCTGGTGTGGGAGGAGGCGCAGATCTGCAACGGCGTGGACCCCGATTTCCACCGCCGTGATCTGGCCGATGCGATCGAGGCCGGCATCTATCCGGAATGGGAGCTGTGCATCCAGACCTTTCCGGACACGCCCGAGCAGACGTTCGAGGGCATCGACCTGTTGGACCCCACCAAGCTCGTCCCCGAGGAGTTGGCGCCGGCTCAGCCGGTCGGGCTGCTCACCCTCAACCGCAACCCGACCAACTACTTCGCCGAAACAGAGCAGGTCGCCTTCCACGCCGGACACCTGGTGCCCGGCATCGACGTCACCGACGATCCACTGCTGGCCGGCCGGCTGTTCTCCTACCTCGACACCCAGCTCCTGCGGCTCGGCGGGCCCAACTTCGCGCAACTGCCGATCAACCGCCCCCACGCGCCCATCAACGACATGCTGCGGGACGGCATGCACCAGACGGCCGTGCACACCGGTGTCGCCCCCTACAAACCCAACTCCCTGGACGGTGGGTGTCCCTTCTTCGCCGGTGTTCCCGAAGGCGGATACGTCGAGGTCCCCGCGCCGGTCGCGGCCGCGCAGAAGGTACGCGAGGCACCCGAGTCGTTCGCCGATCACTTCACCCAGCCGCGGATGTTCTGGTTGAGTCTGTCACCGGTCGAACGTGAGCACACCATCGACGGCTTCGTCTTCGAACTCGGCAAGTGCTACGAGCAGGCGGTCAAGGAACGCACGCTGCGGGCACTCGCCGAGATCGACCACTATCTGTGCGAGAGGGTGGCGGAGGGACTCGGACTGCCCGCGCCCGAGCCTGCTCGGGAACTCCCGGATGTGCCGCCGAGTCCGGCGTTGTCCCAGGTGGGGAGCATATGGCCCGTCAAGGGGCGGGTGGTCGGCATCGTCGCCGACGACAGCGCCGACCTCGACGAGGTCCGATTCCTGCGGAGCGCGGTCTTCAACGGCGACATGGTGCCGCTGATCATCGCGCCCACCGGAGGTGAACTCGGGGCCGACACCGACGATCCCCTCACCGTGCAACGCAGTTTCGTCACCGGACGGTCCGTCGAGCTCGATGCGTTGATCCTGGTCTCGGCACCCACCCCGGGCGGGGACGCTTTCGCCACCCGCGACGCCAAGGCGTGGAGCGGTGCCGACGCGTCCGTCGACCCGCGCGTGGAACTCATGCTCACCGAGGCGTATCGACACGCCAAACCGTTGGGTGCCTTAACCGCCGCCCGGTCCGCGTTCGACAGTGCGAGGATCCCCACGAGAGCGCCGGGAGTCGTCATCGACGACGACGTCGAAGCGCTTTTCCGGGGGGTCGTCGATCTGCTCCATCAACACCGGATCTGGGAACGGTTCCCGGCCCACGCCTAG
- a CDS encoding type VII secretion target: protein MADFQVVLEELRSHAKTMESFSQRAGTAADAGSHLAGLDEAYGVLCQPFGSMVREPQNRGAEALAKTQKVTQNLARALDEAANAYERLEEFIVERLNRIGRDVEASGNFVHGGGAR, encoded by the coding sequence ATGGCCGACTTCCAAGTGGTGCTGGAGGAACTCCGCAGCCACGCGAAGACGATGGAGTCGTTCTCGCAGAGGGCTGGCACGGCCGCGGACGCCGGCTCGCACCTGGCCGGTCTCGACGAAGCGTACGGCGTGTTGTGCCAGCCGTTCGGTTCGATGGTGCGGGAACCGCAGAACCGAGGTGCCGAGGCCTTGGCGAAGACCCAGAAAGTGACTCAAAACCTGGCACGGGCCCTGGACGAGGCGGCGAACGCCTACGAACGGCTCGAAGAGTTCATCGTCGAACGGCTCAACCGGATCGGCCGTGACGTCGAGGCGTCCGGGAACTTCGTGCACGGGGGCGGGGCCCGGTGA
- the cynS gene encoding cyanase, which produces MTPILSKSEAAELIVSARIRKGLTWEAIAEEIGAPVVWTTAALLGQHPMTQEQADRVCRLLDLDSSVAESLQRQPMRGSDPEVLSDPTIYRFVEALKVYGPALKELIHEKFGDGIMSAINFRVDVSRREDPDGDRVVVTFDGKFLDYRW; this is translated from the coding sequence ATGACCCCGATCCTGAGCAAGTCCGAGGCCGCCGAACTCATCGTGTCCGCCCGCATCCGCAAGGGACTGACGTGGGAGGCGATCGCCGAGGAGATCGGCGCTCCGGTCGTATGGACGACAGCGGCGTTGCTCGGTCAGCACCCGATGACCCAGGAGCAGGCCGATCGGGTGTGCCGGTTGCTCGATCTGGACTCCTCGGTGGCGGAAAGCCTGCAGCGCCAACCCATGCGCGGCAGCGACCCCGAGGTGCTGTCCGACCCGACGATCTACCGTTTCGTCGAGGCCCTGAAGGTCTACGGGCCCGCGCTGAAGGAACTGATCCACGAGAAGTTCGGCGACGGCATCATGAGCGCCATCAACTTCCGCGTCGACGTCTCCCGCCGTGAGGACCCGGACGGCGACCGCGTGGTCGTGACCTTCGACGGGAAGTTCCTCGACTACCGCTGGTGA
- a CDS encoding EspA/EspE family type VII secretion system effector: protein MNNPLVVDNTDPDNFYAEDRKDGDPFTKMEIPSRDGTGFMTGITPFEAGWAIAEGIDRGDWALSVSGLVGVGLDTAAAVTDPIGFVAGQVISWMLEHIEPAREALDKLAGNPDMVKAYAESWTNIEKEMTELAEEVKSAAPAETQNWLGGAAEAYRAKAEELSAVYNNAAGAAHGIAGLTVGMAEVVNGVRTAVRDLLASIAGSLVSWTIELLCSLGTAAPAVAAQATTAISRVVSKVGKLLTALGKAMTDAITWLTVLRDLFDGLIRALDAWSDSQQTAPTVV from the coding sequence GTGAACAACCCGTTGGTCGTGGACAACACCGACCCGGACAACTTCTACGCCGAGGACCGTAAGGACGGCGACCCGTTCACGAAGATGGAAATCCCGAGCCGGGACGGCACCGGGTTCATGACCGGGATCACGCCGTTCGAGGCCGGGTGGGCGATCGCCGAAGGCATCGACCGGGGCGATTGGGCGTTGTCGGTCAGTGGCCTGGTCGGGGTGGGGCTCGACACCGCCGCCGCCGTCACGGACCCGATCGGCTTCGTCGCGGGCCAGGTGATCTCGTGGATGCTCGAACACATCGAGCCTGCGCGGGAGGCGCTCGACAAGCTCGCGGGCAACCCGGACATGGTGAAGGCCTACGCGGAGTCGTGGACCAACATCGAGAAGGAGATGACCGAGCTCGCCGAGGAGGTCAAGAGCGCGGCTCCGGCGGAGACGCAGAACTGGCTGGGCGGTGCCGCTGAGGCCTACCGCGCGAAGGCGGAGGAACTCTCCGCCGTGTACAACAACGCGGCGGGCGCGGCGCACGGCATCGCCGGTCTGACCGTGGGGATGGCCGAGGTCGTCAACGGTGTCCGCACGGCGGTGCGGGATCTGCTCGCCAGCATCGCGGGCTCCCTGGTGAGCTGGACCATCGAACTGCTGTGTTCGCTGGGCACGGCCGCCCCCGCCGTGGCCGCCCAGGCCACGACCGCGATCTCCCGCGTGGTGAGCAAGGTGGGCAAGCTGCTGACAGCGCTGGGGAAGGCGATGACGGACGCCATCACCTGGCTGACCGTGCTCCGTGACCTGTTCGACGGCCTCATCCGCGCGCTCGACGCCTGGTCCGACAGCCAACAGACGGCGCCGACGGTCGTGTAG
- a CDS encoding YbaB/EbfC family nucleoid-associated protein, with protein sequence MLGQDPIKAGEQLQRFAENLQQKAQRYSALHQRLGSVGVTERSAGGEVTVTVDANGVLTDLELSERTKGMDPAMVSATIMSCLRQAQAKLREQVATLVHETVGDDPAGNNIVNQYAERFPDPVDEDGDDPSLRELSIGRLEDESAERKPEPRRPRPRPLEDEDDDLGGGSILRR encoded by the coding sequence ATGCTGGGCCAGGACCCCATCAAGGCCGGTGAGCAACTGCAGCGATTCGCGGAGAACCTGCAACAGAAGGCACAGCGCTATTCCGCGCTACACCAGCGCCTCGGCTCGGTCGGCGTCACGGAGCGCTCGGCGGGTGGTGAGGTGACGGTCACCGTCGACGCGAACGGCGTGTTGACCGATCTGGAGCTGTCGGAGCGGACAAAAGGGATGGACCCGGCCATGGTGTCCGCCACGATCATGAGTTGTCTGCGGCAGGCGCAGGCCAAGCTGCGTGAGCAGGTGGCCACCCTCGTGCACGAGACGGTCGGCGACGACCCCGCCGGTAACAACATCGTCAACCAGTACGCCGAACGCTTCCCCGACCCGGTCGACGAGGACGGGGACGATCCGTCCCTGCGCGAATTGTCGATCGGTCGACTCGAAGACGAATCGGCTGAACGGAAACCGGAACCGCGACGGCCTCGGCCACGTCCACTCGAGGACGAAGACGACGATCTGGGTGGCGGGTCCATCCTGCGGCGTTAG
- a CDS encoding FAD-binding protein has protein sequence MVGGATGISAGAAWVPNHGFSTEQLQVEDDLDKARRYLYGEGRDEILDHGIVEKFLETGPHVVRFIEEHTSFGWIPAIWPDYRSDIDGASVGRALFPGPFDPERLGEARQYVRPALQTGMARNPLPFWMLAGLDSKDVWMAGPALVGALLEGCLNNGVDVRVEAPAARLVTEDSGSVRGVVVRTNGAEKTVRAAKGVVLASGGFESSDEVTKTYLHAPF, from the coding sequence ATCGTCGGTGGCGCCACCGGCATCTCCGCGGGGGCGGCGTGGGTCCCCAACCACGGTTTCTCGACCGAACAGCTCCAGGTGGAAGACGACCTGGACAAGGCCCGCCGCTACCTCTACGGCGAGGGTCGGGACGAGATCCTCGACCACGGGATCGTGGAGAAGTTCCTGGAAACGGGCCCGCACGTCGTCCGGTTCATCGAAGAGCACACCTCCTTCGGATGGATCCCGGCGATCTGGCCGGACTACCGATCCGACATCGACGGCGCCTCGGTCGGCCGGGCCCTCTTCCCCGGACCCTTCGACCCCGAGAGACTGGGGGAGGCCCGTCAGTACGTGCGACCGGCCTTGCAGACCGGCATGGCCAGGAACCCCCTCCCGTTCTGGATGCTGGCCGGGCTGGACAGCAAGGACGTCTGGATGGCCGGACCGGCGCTGGTCGGCGCGCTTTTGGAGGGGTGCCTGAACAACGGCGTCGACGTGCGGGTCGAGGCACCCGCGGCCCGACTCGTCACGGAGGACTCCGGGTCGGTGCGGGGCGTCGTCGTGCGGACGAACGGCGCCGAGAAGACCGTGCGCGCCGCCAAGGGAGTGGTGCTGGCAAGCGGTGGCTTCGAAAGCTCGGACGAGGTCACCAAGACCTATCTCCACGCGCCGTTTTAA
- a CDS encoding GntR family transcriptional regulator encodes MVDKTSGVPVHRQVAADLRERITAGEYAPGDKLPSERAMIETYGVSRLTIREALSILRAEGVVVTEHGRGVFVRPPASIQRLSRSRLSRAARAENKGAFLADAAAQGFTPSSSVRVRFEPADERAAGHLGIQPGDEVTVRDRVMRADGLVVQLAVSRLPRTFTRGTAIEEVDTGPGGAYARLEEAGHTIGHYAEHVGSRMPTPEEASALQLGQGIPVITVTRVAYREDGTPLEMNDMVLPADRYELTYEWAAE; translated from the coding sequence ATGGTGGACAAGACAAGCGGTGTCCCCGTGCACCGACAGGTCGCAGCGGACTTGAGGGAGCGCATCACCGCGGGCGAGTACGCGCCTGGCGACAAGCTGCCCAGTGAGCGAGCCATGATCGAAACCTATGGTGTTTCGCGGCTCACCATTCGCGAAGCCCTCAGCATTCTGCGCGCTGAAGGAGTTGTTGTCACCGAGCACGGGCGCGGAGTGTTCGTGCGTCCACCCGCATCCATCCAGCGTCTGTCGCGATCCCGGTTGTCGCGGGCGGCGCGCGCGGAGAACAAGGGCGCCTTCCTCGCCGACGCGGCCGCGCAGGGCTTCACGCCCAGCAGTTCGGTGCGCGTGCGGTTCGAGCCGGCCGACGAGCGTGCCGCCGGTCATCTCGGAATCCAGCCGGGAGATGAGGTGACCGTGCGGGATCGCGTGATGCGGGCCGACGGGCTCGTGGTGCAACTCGCCGTTTCCCGCCTGCCGCGCACGTTCACGCGCGGCACCGCGATCGAAGAGGTCGACACCGGCCCTGGCGGAGCGTACGCGCGACTGGAGGAAGCCGGACACACCATCGGCCACTACGCCGAGCACGTCGGCTCCCGCATGCCCACACCCGAGGAGGCATCAGCACTTCAGCTCGGTCAAGGCATCCCGGTCATCACCGTGACCCGCGTGGCCTACCGGGAGGACGGCACACCACTGGAGATGAACGACATGGTCCTCCCCGCCGACCGGTACGAACTGACCTACGAATGGGCCGCTGAGTAG
- a CDS encoding zinc finger protein, whose product MVQRYLWQQADGKRHAYDTEHHHPAAARALPVLCGATVTPKADDMVGVWLDPTCWQCDREIRIRLDFPANEIPDAPGQTDTQ is encoded by the coding sequence ATGGTGCAGCGCTACCTCTGGCAACAGGCGGACGGCAAACGACACGCCTACGACACCGAGCATCACCATCCAGCCGCAGCACGGGCACTACCGGTTCTGTGCGGCGCGACCGTTACCCCGAAGGCAGACGACATGGTCGGAGTCTGGCTCGATCCCACCTGCTGGCAGTGCGATCGGGAAATCCGCATCCGACTCGACTTCCCGGCGAACGAGATACCCGATGCCCCCGGGCAGACGGACACACAGTGA
- a CDS encoding DUF2267 domain-containing protein has translation MTNTGDPLARAQNTAHEWLTTVASALGTDDRRYTYRVVRAWLHTFRDRLTVESAAHFAAQLPELLRGMFYDGWVPSKVPLRYSADEYIDRISESATIRRTDVRSAMRRVSEGMQRLLSPGSLERALEHLPRDLQEVFLPATQRAAAHNGMGTSDDTTELWELRRKVEYLVDAVSDLNRQLMDRPFSGARTDRDPEAVTAAEDMLLPQQGIS, from the coding sequence ATGACGAACACCGGCGATCCACTCGCCCGAGCACAGAACACCGCCCACGAATGGCTGACCACGGTCGCCTCGGCGCTGGGCACCGACGACCGCCGCTACACCTACCGGGTGGTGCGGGCCTGGCTGCACACGTTCCGCGACCGGCTCACCGTGGAATCGGCCGCCCACTTCGCGGCACAGCTGCCCGAATTGTTGCGCGGCATGTTCTACGACGGCTGGGTGCCGAGCAAGGTGCCCCTGCGTTACAGCGCCGACGAGTACATCGATCGCATCTCCGAGTCGGCCACCATCCGCCGCACCGACGTGCGATCCGCTATGCGGCGGGTGTCCGAGGGGATGCAGAGGTTGCTGTCCCCCGGCTCACTCGAACGTGCGCTGGAGCATCTCCCGCGTGACCTGCAGGAGGTGTTCCTGCCCGCCACCCAACGAGCGGCCGCGCACAACGGAATGGGAACGAGCGACGACACCACCGAACTGTGGGAACTGCGCCGCAAGGTCGAGTACCTGGTCGACGCGGTGTCGGACCTCAACAGGCAGCTGATGGACCGCCCGTTCTCCGGCGCCCGTACCGACCGCGACCCGGAGGCCGTCACCGCCGCCGAGGACATGTTGCTCCCCCAACAGGGGATCTCCTGA